The following proteins are co-located in the Telopea speciosissima isolate NSW1024214 ecotype Mountain lineage chromosome 9, Tspe_v1, whole genome shotgun sequence genome:
- the LOC122639333 gene encoding triacylglycerol lipase SDP1-like, giving the protein MDISNDASIVPFSIGPSTIIGRTIAFRILFCKSMLQFMQQIFGVIRNYLRQFKGCIIPLISWLHPKNPQGILVMVTLIAFLLNRYTNVKLKAELANRRKFWRNMMRTALTYEEWAHASKMLDKETPKMNESDLYDEELVRNKLQELQHRRQEGSLKDIIFWMRADLVRNLGNMCNPELHKGRLHVPRLIKEYIDEVSTQLRMVCHSDSEELLLEEKLAFMHETRHAFGRTALLLSGGASLGAFHIGVVKTLVEHKLLPRIIAGSSVGSIMCSVVATMSWPELQNFFEDSWHSLKFFDQMGGILTVFKRVMTQGAVHDIRQLQMLLRHLTSNLTFQEAYDMTGRILGITVCSPRKHEPPRCLNYLTSPHVVIWSAVTASCAFPGLFEAQELMAKDRSGEIVPYHPPFNLGPKEGQGAPVRRWRDGSLEIDLPMMQLKELFNVNHFIVSQANPHIAPFLRLKELVRVYGGNFAAKLAHLAEMEVKHRFSQILELGFPLGGVAKLFAQDWEGDVTVVMPATLAQYSKIIQNPSHVELQKAANQGRRCTWEKLSAIKANYGIELALDECVAVLNHMRRLKKSADRAAASYGLGSTNRFHASRRIPSWNSIARENSTGSLEEEIVSDGGGHSGAYSGRNFHLHRNMHEGSDNESESVDLNSWTRSGGPLMRTMSANEFIEFFKNLDIDAELNKSRTREDELKGVQSNSYVIHMAKMDPYNHSSSLAVADRSSENMEFDQQDGSNRVLATTSSITVTEGDLLQPERIHNGIVFNVVKKEDLRSHRCHDSDSHHNSPESPVAECVQLESLGKDMDSSSASECDEDDGTFSNCINEMASHHNPEDHSGSYDGNCQDMDS; this is encoded by the exons ATGGATATCAGTAATGATGCCAGCATTGTTCCATTTTCAATTGGACCGTCTACAATCATTGGCCGGACCATTGCTTTTAGAATTTTGTTCTGTAAGTCGATGTTGCAGTTCATGCAGCAGATCTTTGGTGTTATAAGGAATTATCTTCGGCAATTTAAGGGCTGTATCATACCACTGATCTCCTGGTTACATCCCAAAAATCCTCAAGGGATATTGGTAATGGTGACACTCATAGCTTTTTTGCTCAATAGATACACAAATGTTAAACTGAAGGCTGAATTGGCTAACCGAAGGAAATTCTGGAGGAATATGATGAGAACTGCTCTAACATACGAGGAATGGGCACATGCATCTAAGATGCTTGATAAGGAAACACCAAAAATGAATGAATCAGATCTCTATGATGAGGAACTGGTTAGAAATAAGCTCCAGGAGCTACAGCACCGTCGCCAGGAGGGTTCTCTCAAAGATATAATATTCTGGATGCGTGCTGATCTAGTCAGAAATCTAGGTAATATGTGCAATCCAGAACTTCACAAGGGTCGCCTTCATGTTCCCAGGCTCATAAAGGAGTACATTGATGAGGTCTCCACTCAGCTGAGAATGGTATGCCACTCTGACTCTGAGGAGCTGCTCTTGGAAGAGAAACTTGCATTTATGCATGAAACAAGGCATGCCTTTGGGAGGACAGCGTTGCTCTTGAGTGGTGGCGCATCCCTGGGAGCATTTCATATCGGTGTGGTGAAGACTCTTGTTGAGCATAAACTTTTGCCCCGAATAATTGCAGGTTCTAGTGTGGGATCAATCATGTGTTCTGTTGTTGCCACTATGTCCTGGCCTGAGCTTCAAAATTTCTTCGAAGATTCTTGGCACTCATTAAAGTTCTTTGATCAGATGGGTGGGATTTTAACTGTTTTCAAGAGGGTTATGACACAAGGTGCCGTTCATGACATAAGGCAGTTGCAGATGTTGCTGAGACACCTCACTAGTAATCTAACATTTCAAGAAGCATATGACATGACTGGCCGGATTCTTGGGATCACGGTTTGCTCGCCAAGGAAGCATGAGCCTCCAAGATGCCTTAACTACTTGACATCGCCTCATGTTGTTATATGGAGTGCCGTGACTGCTTCTTGTGCTTTTCCTGGCCTTTTTGAGGCACAGGAACTGATGGCAAAGGATAGAAGTGGTGAGATTGTTCCATATCACCCACCATTTAATTTGGGTCCTAAAGAAGGTCAAGGTGCACCAGTACGTAGATGGAGAGATGGTAGCTTGGAGATCGATTTACCCATGATGCAACTGAAGGAGCTGTTTAATGTCAATCATTTTATTGTAAGCCAGGCAAATCCTCATATTGCACCCTTTTTGAGGCTAAAAGAGCTTGTGAGAGTTTATGGGGGCAACTTTGCTGCCAAG CTTGCTCACCTTGCCGAAATGGAAGTGAAGCACAGATTCAGCCAGATACTGGAACTCGGTTTTCCATTGGGAGGAGTTGCTAAGCTGTTTGCTCAGGATTGGGAGGGGGATGTGACTGTAGTTATGCCTGCTACTCTTGCTCAG TATTCAAAAATTATACAGAATCCATCTCATGTGGAGCTTCAAAAGGCTGCTAACCAGGGCAGGAGGTGCACCTGGGAAAAGCTCTCGGCCATAAAGGCCAACTATGGCATTGAGCTTGCACTAGATGAGTGTGTTGCAGTTCTCAATCACATGCGTAGGCTCAAAAAGAGTGCCGACAGGGCAGCAGCTTCATATGGATTAGGCAGCACAAATAGGTTCCATGCTTCCAGGAGGATCCCCTCATGGAACAGCATCGCACGAGAAAACTCAACAGGGTCCCTTGAAGAAGAAATCGTTTCAGATGGTGGTGGACACTCAGGAGCATATTCAGGCCGGAACTTCCATCTCCACCGTAACATGCATGAGGGAAGTGATAATGAGTCAGAGAGTGTGGACCTTAATTCTTGGACAAGATCTGGTGGGCCTTTGATGAGGACAATGTCAGCGAATGAGTTCattgaatttttcaaaaatttggatATTGATGCCGAACTAAACAAGTCCCGGACAAGAGAAGATGAATTGAAAGGTGTTCAATCTAACTCTTATGTAATTCATATGGCAAAAATGGATCCCTATAATCATAGCTCCAGCTTAGCAGTAGCAGACAGAAGCTCAGAGAACATGGAGTTTGATCAGCAGGATGGAAGTAATAGAGTTCTGGCTACCACATCCAGTATCACTGTGACTGAAGGGGACCTGTTGCAACCTGAAAGAATCCACAATGGAATTGTGTTCAATGTTGTGAAGAAGGAAGACCTGAGGTCCCATAGGTGTCACGATTCTGATAGTCACCACAATTCACCTGAGAGTCCAGTCGCAGAATGTGTGCAACTTGAGAGTCTAGGCAAGGATATGGATTCCAGTTCAGCTTCTGAATGTGATGAGGATGATGGAACTTTTTCAAACTGCATCAATGAAATGGCTTCCCACCATAATCCTGAGGATCACTCTGGCTCATATGATGGTAATTGCCAAGATATGGACAGTTGA